The DNA segment CATTCTTGAATTTTCAACAAAGAACCGTAGCATCCTCTCAAACATTAAAATCCTTTTTTATTTAAAAGAAAATTATATTACATGATTATTAATTATAGTTTAACATTAAAAAAATAATTAGTTTTGAGCTTTCAAGCCCTCTTATAATTTATAGTGTTAAGATTAAAAACAAGAGGAGTTACTATGAAAATTGAAGAAAAAATTGTTTCTGATTTAGCATACGACTTAAATCATAAGATTGTATCAATTGTTATAGAAGAGCTGAAAGCTGATACAAAAGTTTATGCTCTTGATGAAAGAAGAGAGTGTTTGGAAAATCTTTGGGAAGAGTATTGTGTTGTAATTCAAGATAAGACTCAAGAAAAAGAGATAAAAAACTCTATAAAAAGAGAGGTGCTTACTCACTTATCCAAAAAGTTTGAAACTTTGTCTTATTATAAAAAAATTGCAATCTGGCTTAAAACAAAAGAGGGAGTTGCTTGGTTATATGAGAAAAAAGATGAGTCATGCAGCTTAGATGATGTTCCTTTCTCTTTTAATGATTGTAAAGATGAACTTTATACTATGATAGAAAAAATTGCTTCAACATATGAAAGTGATACCATTTATAGATTTTTAAATCTAGAATGCAAAGATTATAAAGATGATTTTGATGAAGATGAAAAAGATATTGTTTATGAGTAAAAAATGATTTGATAATAAATATCTATAATATTATTTTTTGCTGCTATCTTTGTCTTTCTTTTATTTAAAAACTGTTACTTTATTTCTTCCATTTTGTTTAGATTGATATAAAGCTTTATCAGCATTATCATATAACACATCTATTTTAATATTATGGGAAATATATTTTGTTACTAATCCTATTGAGACTGTAATTACATCAAAATTTTCATTAAATTTATGCTCTAAGTTTTTATCTTGTATTTTTTTGCACAAAATCTCTGCCATCTCTTTGCCATTTTCTTCGTCTTTACTTGCACTAACAATCAAAAATTCTTCTCCACCAACTCTAAAACAATATTCTGTATCCCTTTTAAAAATATCTTTTATAATTTTAGAAACTTGAATAAGGATATCATCTCCTTTTAAATGTCCATAATTGTCATTATACTTCTTAAAATTATCAACATCTATTAAAATAAAACTCACATAGGAATTAAATCTTGAAAAATTTTGAATTAGTTTTAAGACATTATCTATATAGTATTGTTTATTATAAAGCTTTGTAAGACCATCTTTTGCAGATAATTGTTGAACATATTTATATGCATGATTTAATTCACTTTCTGTCTTTTTTATATGTCTAAAATAATACCAGATGGTTATAAGAAATATAATAAAAGTTATAATTGTTGTATCTAAAATTGAACTGTATAAAGTTTTATATTGATTTGTTATATCTTTTAAAATAAAAAGCTTCCCTAACTCTTTTTTATTAGTATCCAAAAAACTTTGACTATGAATTATATATTTTTTACCCTCATTTTCTACAAACTGACTATTAAAGTTTAAATGATTATTTAAATCCTCTTCTAATGCTCTATCAATTTTTGGAATACTTGAATCTAATATGTAATAGTTTTCTAAAGCATCAAAAGACCTTTCTTTGTCGTTTTTGTCTAACCATTTAATAAAATCTTTTTGTGTTATATGTTTTTTATTTATTGTAAAAATAATATATGCATTCGAATCTTTAGTATATTCTTTTATTATTTTTTCTATTTTTTTACCTAATTCAATATAAAATAAAACTTTCCCATCTTTTATGACAGGAGAAACAACTCTAAGAGTCAAATGATGTCTCATATCAAATTCAATACCACTAACTGTTTTTGATGAATTTATTGCTTCATCTAAAGTAACTTTTGTAGTTAAATGTTTATATTTATTTGTATTATGTATTGATAAATATTTATATTGATCTTTTTTATGTAAATAGAAATGAGTTATATTATGATTTATATGATAGTGTTCAAATAAAACGGATAAAGATTTAAAAAGTCCTTCTTTATTATTATTTTCAAATTCTTTCATTATTGTCTTATTTTTTGTTATTTGAAAAGTAAGAGTTTTCATCAAATCAATATTTTTTTCTAATATATAATCAATTGTAATTGAAGTATTGTGAAAATAGCTTTTTGCTTCAGATTTTATACTTCTTTCCAGATTGAAAAAATCTGAACCAATAGAAATAATAGAGATAAGAAATAAACCTATAATCATAGGAAACAATAGTTTTATTAAGATATTAAACTGTTTTAACTGCAAGATTTATATCCTTTATATATATTCTAATATTCTATCATAAAACTATTTATATTTAAGGAGTAAAGGGGGATAGGCACCTTTTTTAAATAGAGTTTTTTATTGGTCTAAGTGTTGATTCAAGAGCATATTTTACTAATAAAGTTAGAGAATAACAAACTATTAAATATTATTGTTATCCTCTTTTTTATATTATTAATTGGCTGAAGCTTAAAATCTAGTTTTTTAACTTGAAGCAAAAAGCTTAAGCTCTTTGATTGTCTCATAATCTTTATCAGATTTTACGCCCTCTGCACAAACTTTGATATTAAGAAGGTTTGCAAGTTCATTAATTGACTCAACAAAATCTATTTTTGATTTCTCTTTATGAATCTCATCAGTGTAATCCCTTGCAAGTCTTATATAATCTAGGTTAAACTCTTTTAAATCCTCAGTTGAGATAAATTTGCTCTCAAATCTTTTTATAATAACTTTTGAGTTACAACTATGAATAAAGTTGCAGAACTCTTTTACTTTTTCTGTATCTTTTGCCACACTATAAGCAGAAAGTGAGAATATAAGTTTAGATGCAATAGTAGCATTTTTTTGAATTTCAACCTCTAACCATTTGATAAAATCACTATCATTTATTGAGTCCAAAGATAGGTTTATGCAAATATCATGGCTTACATTATTGATTTGTATAAAATGAATAATTTTTGCAATAACTGCCTTATCAAAATCAACTATTTTCTCATATTTTTCTGCTATTGAGACAAATGAACCAATTGCAATTGGATTTCCCTCTTTATCTTTTACGTTTGTAAAGGCTTCTTGCATAATTAGTTTTTCACTATCTTCTAAACTGTAAGTATCATTGATAAAATCTATATCAAACTGTTTATGTTCAATAATATCAATGATTAAATCTCTCCAAGTATTCATATCTCTTGAAAGGCTACTTTTATCATTTACAAAAAATTCATTTGGACCAATTAGTTTGGCTTTTTCATACGCTTCATTTGCTGAATGTCTCATCTCATTTATTGTTCCAAGCTCATTAAAAGGAGTTCCACCTATATGTGCAACCTCTTTTAGATTTAGAGATTCTCCCAATAAATCAAAATCCATTTTTAGTTTTGAAGCAAGTTTTTTTGCCTTTTCATAATCACAATTTTTGGCAATAAGTAAAAACTCAGAACCAAATATTCTATATGCTTTAGACTCTTTTCCTGATTTTTTTAAAATTGAGGCAAAACTTCTAATATACTCATCAACTTCATCATTCGTGTGTGTTTTTACATACCCAAAGAGATTATCTATTTTTATATCAAAAACATAACCATTCTCTTTTTTTATAAACATCTGTTTTATATCAGTCTCTAAAGTCTGCTTTAGGCTAAGTCCTGTTAAGTCATCTTCTGAGAGTTTTTTAGATAGATTTGCAAGATTATTTGTAAGTTTATTTATCATTGCTTCTATTTTTCTTGACATATCATTCATTGCAATTGAGACATTTTTTATTTCAATTGTCCAAGGTAGGGGATCAATAACTCCAAACTGTCCTTTTGCAATATTTTTTGCAAGTTTTTCAATTGTTTTAAGAGGTCTAAGAAGGAATTGTACAAAAACCAAAAGAAGTAGCATTGAGAGTATAAAAGCAATTACTGCATAGATTATAGAGTTTCTTGCTTGTTCAAAAAGTTTTGCATAAGCTTCCCCAGGGTTTGGACTTACATAGATAATAGCTGAGGTATTCCAGCCATTTGAAATTTCACTAAACTTCTCTTCAAGGGTAATAGGTATTAATTTAATAAACCACTCAGGAACATAGTCAAACTTAACTTCTCTATTCTCTTTTATCAAAATTTTATCAAGGGAGATATTTGCAAAGGTATCGATTCTTTTATTTTCACCCTTTGTAGCAGTGAAATCAAAAGTTATAACACCACCTTTTTTATAGGTTTCACTTGGAATATATCTAAATCTTTGGCTATTGTCACTCTCAACTAAACCAATATCTTCTTTATCATTTTCAAGTTTTAAAAGCTGTTCATTTAAAACTTCATCCGATTCTATTTTTTCAACACGACCAAATTTTGGATCAAGGGATACTTTTTTTATATTCCAATTTAGGTCATCCAAATCAGTTGAAGCTTTCATCAAGTCATTACTTGAAATTGTAAAATCTGCATCTTCAAGTCTAATCTCTTTATAAAAACCGCTATTTGAGATAGCTTTTATAATAGACTCTATTTCTGAGTCATGTTTATCTTTTATTAAAGGTCTTAAACTCATTCCAATAGAAGTAGCAGTATCTTGAGCTTTTGTTGTTGCTTCAAGCTCCAAATACTCTTTCATATTTTTTACACTAATTAAAAAATTACCGCTAAATATTATAAAAAATATAAAAGCAATAATTAAATACAGCTGTTTTGATAAAGACATAAATACCCCTTTTTAAATTCTACTCATCATTGATTTCCAGTTTCTAAGGTTGTTCTCTCCAACTCTAACTGATGTCTGTCCCTTATTTTTTGCTTGCCAAAGTCCATTTGCATTAAAACTGTAAATTGGTCTTAAATCTTTTCTTTTTGTTGCAAGTTTTAGTTTTCTATCTACATTATCAAGTACAATAGGTGTTGACTCTGGACTATGGTAATAAGTTAAAACCATATGTGCTTCTTCATATTTTGTACCTGCTTTGATTAGCTTAACATAAGTAATTCTAAGTTTTTCATCAGGTACACCAAGTTTTCTAAGACTAAAATATTTTGCAATTGCATAATCTTCACAGTCTCCAGCGCCAACACTTAAAAACTCAAAAGGTGCAGCCCAGTAGTCGTTTTTTTTCCAAACTACCATATCTCTTTTATATTGAACTTTATTCCAAAAGTCATTGACCTCTTTTAGTTTATGAAGTATATCTTTATTTTTTGCACCTTCAATTACACTATCCCAAAGCTCAACTCTTTTTCTGGCTTTTTGGCCATATTTAAGTGCGATTTGTTCTAGTTTCTCTTCTGAAATATTGTAAGTTTTATTTGCAATTATTATAGACAGGGGAAGCAAAATAATGAAAAAAGATACAAGAATGATTTTTTTCATACTTTTACTTCCTTTTGAGTAATTTTTTAGATTATAATATATTACTGTTTAAGTGTATTTAAAATAGTATCCTCATCCAAGATATTATTATCATACTTGATTACAATAACATTTTCAGTCTCATTGATATACCATTCATGTAGATTTAACTCTTTGTCCAATCTCCCAGTATTTCTTTTTGTTCCTTCATTTAGAGGAACATATAGTTGTTTGTTTTTACCTGGATTTCTCATTGTTAAAATAAGAATTATCCAAACTACACAAATAATTGTAATTGTAATAGCTAAAGTTGATAAAGATACTTTACCAAAGAAAATACCTCCAAAAACTCCTCCAAGAAAAGTTCCTAAATATCCAAATGAGTTAAAAATACCTAAAACTAGACCTCTTTGGTGTACTTTTGCATATTTTGAAGTTTGTGATTGCATAATTGGTTCATGCATATTAAATCCAATAAAGAAGATAACTACACCAATTACAAACATAATTGAGCTTGAACTAAATCCCATTAAAAGATATGAAACAGCAAAAAAGACAATACCTAAAGAGAGTATCTCTCTGAATTTGCTCTTTTTCTCAGCAAATATTGCCGCTGGTCCCATTGCTAAAATACCAAAAATCATTGAAGGTAGGTAAACCATCCAAAGTTCACTCATTTGCCATCCAAAGTTTTTTGTTAATATCATTGGAATAATCATAAATGCAAAAGTCATTAAACCTTTTTGTAAAAAGTTTGTGGTATTCATTTTGATTAGGTTGATATTTGTTAACACTTGAAGTAGTTGTTTATCATCAGGATATGAGTGAGTTATCTTAGGTGGATCTGGAACAAATTTAATAAGTACAAAAATTGAACCAAATGCAATAACTGCTGTTAGGTAAAATAGAGTTTGAACTCCAGCTAATGCACCAATTGTAGGTCCTAAAACCATTGCTGCAGCGAAACTAATACCAATTGACATTCCCATGATTGCCATTGCTTTTGAACGTTCTTCCTCTTTTACAAGGTCACTAATTGTTGCACTTACCACTGCACCAATTGCACCAGCTCCTTGTAAAAATCTTCCTAGCATAAGTAGTAA comes from the Halarcobacter ebronensis genome and includes:
- a CDS encoding diguanylate cyclase domain-containing protein gives rise to the protein MQLKQFNILIKLLFPMIIGLFLISIISIGSDFFNLERSIKSEAKSYFHNTSITIDYILEKNIDLMKTLTFQITKNKTIMKEFENNNKEGLFKSLSVLFEHYHINHNITHFYLHKKDQYKYLSIHNTNKYKHLTTKVTLDEAINSSKTVSGIEFDMRHHLTLRVVSPVIKDGKVLFYIELGKKIEKIIKEYTKDSNAYIIFTINKKHITQKDFIKWLDKNDKERSFDALENYYILDSSIPKIDRALEEDLNNHLNFNSQFVENEGKKYIIHSQSFLDTNKKELGKLFILKDITNQYKTLYSSILDTTIITFIIFLITIWYYFRHIKKTESELNHAYKYVQQLSAKDGLTKLYNKQYYIDNVLKLIQNFSRFNSYVSFILIDVDNFKKYNDNYGHLKGDDILIQVSKIIKDIFKRDTEYCFRVGGEEFLIVSASKDEENGKEMAEILCKKIQDKNLEHKFNENFDVITVSIGLVTKYISHNIKIDVLYDNADKALYQSKQNGRNKVTVFK
- a CDS encoding EAL domain-containing protein, whose translation is MSLSKQLYLIIAFIFFIIFSGNFLISVKNMKEYLELEATTKAQDTATSIGMSLRPLIKDKHDSEIESIIKAISNSGFYKEIRLEDADFTISSNDLMKASTDLDDLNWNIKKVSLDPKFGRVEKIESDEVLNEQLLKLENDKEDIGLVESDNSQRFRYIPSETYKKGGVITFDFTATKGENKRIDTFANISLDKILIKENREVKFDYVPEWFIKLIPITLEEKFSEISNGWNTSAIIYVSPNPGEAYAKLFEQARNSIIYAVIAFILSMLLLLVFVQFLLRPLKTIEKLAKNIAKGQFGVIDPLPWTIEIKNVSIAMNDMSRKIEAMINKLTNNLANLSKKLSEDDLTGLSLKQTLETDIKQMFIKKENGYVFDIKIDNLFGYVKTHTNDEVDEYIRSFASILKKSGKESKAYRIFGSEFLLIAKNCDYEKAKKLASKLKMDFDLLGESLNLKEVAHIGGTPFNELGTINEMRHSANEAYEKAKLIGPNEFFVNDKSSLSRDMNTWRDLIIDIIEHKQFDIDFINDTYSLEDSEKLIMQEAFTNVKDKEGNPIAIGSFVSIAEKYEKIVDFDKAVIAKIIHFIQINNVSHDICINLSLDSINDSDFIKWLEVEIQKNATIASKLIFSLSAYSVAKDTEKVKEFCNFIHSCNSKVIIKRFESKFISTEDLKEFNLDYIRLARDYTDEIHKEKSKIDFVESINELANLLNIKVCAEGVKSDKDYETIKELKLFASS
- a CDS encoding transglutaminase-like cysteine peptidase gives rise to the protein MKKIILVSFFIILLPLSIIIANKTYNISEEKLEQIALKYGQKARKRVELWDSVIEGAKNKDILHKLKEVNDFWNKVQYKRDMVVWKKNDYWAAPFEFLSVGAGDCEDYAIAKYFSLRKLGVPDEKLRITYVKLIKAGTKYEEAHMVLTYYHSPESTPIVLDNVDRKLKLATKRKDLRPIYSFNANGLWQAKNKGQTSVRVGENNLRNWKSMMSRI
- a CDS encoding MFS transporter — translated: MIKSILPLSSIIALRFFGLFLVLPVLSVYAINLYGATTTLVGIVIGGYALTQMIFQVPFGVMSDKLGRKGTIITGLVLFGIGSIFCAIANDILLLMLGRFLQGAGAIGAVVSATISDLVKEEERSKAMAIMGMSIGISFAAAMVLGPTIGALAGVQTLFYLTAVIAFGSIFVLIKFVPDPPKITHSYPDDKQLLQVLTNINLIKMNTTNFLQKGLMTFAFMIIPMILTKNFGWQMSELWMVYLPSMIFGILAMGPAAIFAEKKSKFREILSLGIVFFAVSYLLMGFSSSSIMFVIGVVIFFIGFNMHEPIMQSQTSKYAKVHQRGLVLGIFNSFGYLGTFLGGVFGGIFFGKVSLSTLAITITIICVVWIILILTMRNPGKNKQLYVPLNEGTKRNTGRLDKELNLHEWYINETENVIVIKYDNNILDEDTILNTLKQ